The Rhizobium sp. CCGE531 genomic sequence GGCAGCCGAGCGCCTTGGCGCAATCGGCCGCATCCTTCAACGAATCCTGCGACGTATAGCGATAGGGCAGCATGACGGTGCGGACACGCTCCTCACCGAGCGCATCGACGGCGATCGCGGCGCAGATCGCCGAGTCGATGCCACCGGAGAGGCCGAGCACGACCGACTTGAAGCCGTTCTTGTTCACATAGTCGCGGAAGCCCAGCAGGCAGGCGCGATAATCGGCTTCCTCGCCTTCCGGAATATGCGCCTTCGGACCCTCGGCGCAATGCCAGCCGCCGCCATTCTTCTTCCAAGTCGTCACCGTCAGCGCGGTTTCGAACTGGCTCATCTGGAAGGCCAGAGTCCTGTCGGCATTGAAGCCGAAGCTCGCGCCATCGAAAACCAGTTCGTCCTGGCCGCCAAGCTGCGCGGCATAGATCATCGGCAGGCCGGTCTCGATGACCTGCTTCAGCACCACCTGATGGCGCACATCGACCTTGCCGCGATAATAGGGCGAGCCGTTCGGCGACAGCAGGATTTCCGCGCCGCTTTCGGCCAGCGTCTCGCAGACGCCGAGCTCGCCCCAGATGTCCTCGCAAATCGGGATACCCAGCCGCACGCCACGGAAATTGACCGGACCCGGCATAGAGCCTTGATCGAAGACGCGTTTTTCGTCGAATTCGCCGTAATTCGGCAGGTCCACTTTGTCGCGGACCGCAATCACCTTGCCGCCATCGAGCACGGCAATCGAATTATAGCGGCCGGTCTCGTCCTGCCGAGGAAAACCGATGATGACGCCGGGGCCGCCATCGGCGGTATCGGCCGCCAGGCTTTCCACCGCTTTCCAGCAACCGCGAATGAAGGCCGGCTTCAACACGAGATCTTCCGGCGGATAGCCGGAAATGAACAACTCCGTCAGCAAGACGATCTGCGCGCCTTCACGCGCCGCCTCGGCGCGCGCTTCACGCGCCTTGCTGAGATTGCCTGAGATGTCACCGACCGTCGGATTGAGCTGCGCGACGGCGATACGGATGGTGTTGGTGATCGGGCTTTGCTCTGTCATGCCATACATTTAGCGATGGCATCTTCCTTCCGCAACCGACTTCCGCCGCCCGCAGGCATCAAAGATCGCGCAACGCGCATAGGCCGTATTTCTACACGGAAAAATACTAAGCCTGCCTTGCGGTCCATTCGCTGTTCACGACAGAAGCATGACAATTATATGAATACTTTATAGCATTTGGAGAAAGCTTTGATCGCACTGGTCATCGAGTCCGCCCTATCGGGTAGGCTTGCCCTCTTCCAGAAGATCGGCGCAGCGAGACAGAAGTCCGCTGCTCTAGGGTCAGAACCCATAAACTGAGCGAAAGACCCGGATGACGGCTTGGAGCCGGATCTGGACCTATCAAAACCTGAAAACGGCCTCGATATTATTGCCGTCCGGATCGAACACAAAGGCGGCGTAGTAGCCCGGTGGTTTTGTGCCTACGGGTGCCTCGCGTAGGCCCGGGACTCCGTTATCCGCGCCTCCAGCCCTTAATGCGGCGGCATGGAATGCGTCCACTTGTTCGCGGCTCCGCGCGACGAAGGCCGTATGTTGCTTGATACTGTGTGGGTGAAAGCGGTCGATCCAGAAGATCGGAAAGTCGTTGCCGTAGCCCACCGCGTCCGCGCCCGTTTCGGGTGGGAGCTGCATGAACCGGCGGATTCCGAGTGCCTTGAATACGGCATCATAGAACACGGCCGAGCGAGCGACATCCGCGACGCCAATGCCGGTGTGGTCGATCATGGCAGGCAGCCCTTCACTTCGGTCCGGCGACACCGACCAGATTGCCTTCTGGATCCGTGAAGCGCCCGATGACAAGCTGCCCGCCCGGTGTTGGCGCAGGCCCGAGAAGGCGTGATCCTCCCAGCTCTTCAACCCGGTTCAGGGCGACGCCCACATCCGGGACCGCAACATAGAACAGAATATTCGGAGCGAAGTTCGGCCCGCCGCCAATGCCACCGGCGGGGCCTGGCGCATCGGGAACCGGAAGGGGATCGATGAAGGTGTATTGGCCAACATCGGATACCAGATCGGAGGTTGGTGAAATTTCGCCATCCCAGCCAAAAAGCGCGTTGTAGAAACGGCGCAGTCGAACAGGATCCTTGCCGATTATCTCGAAGTGAACAACAGGCGCGGGCATGACCCAACTGTCTCCATGAAGTGGATCGGACGGACCAGAAAATTCAACATATACTAACCATGAACCACGGACACCGAAAATCGGCTTTGCCCGCGGACCAAACCGAAGGCAATTCGCGTCGCCGGCCGGTTCTCATCGCTCCGTGATACGACGATGTCACAGGCTAGCTAGCCGTGGAAACTCATCCGTTATTGCATTTTTGCGTTTTGGTCGAATAGTTGCGCCCAATGCCACCAGGACCTCGGAGCCCGCCATGTATAACCTTCCCAACTTCGTTCATCTGCATTTCGACAAGACGGCGGATGAACTGGGTGACATCGAGAAGCGCGTTCTCAAGAAGGCGCATGAACGAAAAATCATATCCACCGACATCAACGCGGCCCTCTCGGCGGAAGCTTCCACGGGGCAGCGTCTGGCGGACGGTATCGCCCGCGTCGGCGGCTCCTGGTCCTTTATCATCACCTTTCTGGTGTTCCTGGTGTTCTGGTGCATCGTCAACACCATTCTTCTCGCCACGCGCGCCTTCGACCCCTACCCCTTTATCTTCCTGAACCTTGTCCTCTCGATGCTCGCCGCCATCCAGGCACCGATCATCATGATGTCGCAGAACCGTCAGGCCGAACGCGACCGATTCGAGGCCGCCAAGGATTATGAGGTCAATCTCAAGGCGGAACTGGAAGTGCTGTCCCTGCACCAGAAGATCGACATGCAGGTGCTGACGGAGCTTGCGGTCGTGCGCGAAGACATCGCCAAGCTGAGCAAGCTTGTTGCCGAGAAAAGCGGCATCTGAGTGTCAGTCGGAGGGGCCGGCCGTCAGCAATCCGGGTCGCCCCTGCCGATACTGCGGCAGTCCATCGCTGATCTCATAGTAGTCACCCTTGTCGGCGCAATAGATATGATAGGCGATCTCAAGATCGCTCGGCTGATCGAACAGCCCTGCCATGATCGATATTTCGTCCACACCGTCGGCTGCCCAAAATAGGGCCGAGCCGCAGATCCTGCAGAAGCCACGGCGGGCGAACGCGCTGGCGCGATACCATGTGATCGCGTCTTCCCCTTCGATCGCAAGGCTGGCGATCGGCACGTTGGTCGCGGCGTAATAGAGCCCGGTCTGCTTGCGGCACTGCGAGCAATGGCAGGCCACCACCTCGCGCAATTTGCCGCGTGTCCGGAAACGCACGCCGCCGCAAAGGCAGGCTCCGCCGTGTTCGTCTGTCATGATCGCTCCCCTTTTTCCGAGGAGCCTTCCCGAGAATGATCTCCGGGTCAATCTCAAAGAAATGAAACGTCTTTCAGCCGGATTGATCCGCCACAAACGCAGACGGGCCGGCGGTAGGCCAGCCCGTCTGATGAATGTCGGCTCCGCGTTCGCTCAGCCGTGAGCTCGCATACGCTTTTCGTCGCGGCCGCCCTTCATCCGCTCGGCAAGCAGGAAGGCCAGCTCAAGCGCCTGGTCGGCGTTTAGGCGCGGGTCGCAATGCGTGTGGTAGCGATCCTGCAGATCCTCGGCGCCGACGGCGCGGGCGCCGCCCGTACATTCGGTTACGTCCTTGCCGGTCATCTCGATATGGATGCCGCCCGGATGCGTGCCCTCGGCGCGGTGGATCTGGAAGAAGCTTTCCACTTCCGACAGGATACGCTCGAACGGACGCGTCTTGTAGTTGTTGAGCGTGATCGTGTTGCCGTGCATCGGATCGCAGGACCAGACGACCTTGCGGCCTTCCTTCTCGACCGCGCGGATGAGACGCGGCAAGTTGTCGGCAACCTTGTCATGGCCGAAACGGCAGATCAGCGTCAGGCGGCCGGCTTCGTTCTCAGGGTTCAGAATATCGATCAGGTTGATGAGATCGTCCGCCTGTAGCGAGGGACCGCACTTCAATCCGATCGGGTTCTTGATGCCCCGGAAATATTCGACATGGGCGTGATCGGCCTGGCGCGTGCGGTCGCCGATCCAGAGCATGTGGCCCGAAGTCGCATACCAGTCGCCGGTCGTGGAATCGACGCGGGTGAACGCTTCTTCATAGCCAAGCAGCAGCGCCTCATGGCTGGTGAAAAAATCGGTCTCGCGCAGGCTCGCATTGCTCTCGGCGGTGATGCCGATCGCCCTCATGAAATCCATGGTCTCGCCGATACGATCGGCAAGCTTGCGGTAGCGCTCGCCCTGCGGGCTGTCCTTGACGAAGCCGAGCATCCACTTCTGCACGTTTTCGAGATTGGCGTAGCCGCCCATGGCGAAAGCGCGCAGCAGGTTCAACGTCGCGGCAGACTGGCGGTAAGCCATCAACTGACGTTCCGGATTGGGAATGCGCGCTTCTTCGGTGAAGTCGATGCCGTTGATGATGTCGCCGCGATAGCTCGGCAGAGACACACCGTTCTGCGTTTCGATGTTCGAGGACCGTGGCTTGGCGAACTGACCGGCAATACGGCCGACCTTGACGACCGGCAACTGCGCGCCAAAGGTCAACACGACGGCCATCTGCAGGAAGGCGCGGAAGAAGTCGCGGATGTTGTCCGCGCCGTGCTCGGCGAAGCTTTCAGCGCAATCGCCGCCCTGCAGCAGGAAACCGTTGCCTTCTGCGACGTTGGCAAGATGTGCCTTCAGGCGGCGAGCTTCACCGGCAAAAACGAGCGGCGGATAGCTTGCAAGCTGCGCTTCGGTTTCCGCAAGCGCTGCCTTATCCGGAAAATCCGGCACCTGCTGGACCGGTTTCTGCCGCCAACTGTTCGGTGTCCAATTCTGTGCCATCTCACTCACCTGCTTGTGCGCCCGGTCACGGCCGGGCGTCCCGTCATCGTAAATAACGCGCGCTTATAAACCTTTGCCGCCCGCTTGCAAAGGCGCACGAACTACTGTGCTGATCTTTTGTGACGCAGCCGATAACCTGCGGAAAGCCGGGCGCTTTACACGCGCTCGCCGTTGCGAATGCGATAGCTCGGCGAATACATCGTCACCAATTCTTCGGAGGCCGTCGGGTGCACGGCCATGGTGCGATCGAAATCGTCCTTGGTGCAGCCGGCCTTCACGGGAATGCCGAGAAGCTGCGCCATCTCGCCGGCATCGTGGCCCAGAATATGCGCGCCGATCACCTTGCGGTCGGCGGCATTGACGATGAGCTTCATGATCATCTTATCGCCGCGGCCCGAAAGCGTCGCCTTCATCGGCCGGAACTGGGCGCGATAGACTTCCAGTTCCGGATAGCGCTTGGCCGCCTCTTCTTCCGTCAACCCGACCGTGCCGATCTCCGGCTGCGAAAAGACGGCCGTCGGGATCAGCTCATGATCCGGCCGGGTCGGATTGTTCTTGTAGACGGTCTCGATGAAGCACATGGCCTCGTGGATTGCGACCGGCGTCAGCTGTACCCGGTCGGTGACATCACCAAGCGCATAGATGTTCGCAACGGAAGTGCGCGAATATTCGTCGACGACGACGGCACCCTGTTCGTTGATTGCAATGCCGGCTGCCTCAAGCCCGAGATTTTCGGTATTCGGCGTGCGGCCAAGCGCCAGCATGACGGTATCGACCGTCAGGGACTTGTCGTTCTTGGTGCGGACGCTGAGCCCATTGTCCACCTTCTCCACGCTCGTAATGATGTCGTGGCAAAGAATGCGGATGCCCTTCTCCTCCATCGCCTCATGCAGGCCCTTACGCAGGTCCTGGTCGAAGCGCGACAGGATCTCGGCACCGCGATAGATCAATGTCGTCTCGACGCCGAGGCCATGGAAGATATTGGCGAACTCGACGGCGATATAGCCGCCGCCGGCGATCAGGATCGACTTCGGCAGTTCCTTCAAGTGGAAGGCTTCATTCGAGGAGATGCAAAGCTCATGTCCCGGCAGCGCCGTATGCAGGTTCGGCCGGCCGCCGGTGGCGATCACGATGGTTTCCGCCGTGACGGTCTGGCCGGTCTTCAAAAGCTTGATCGTGTGGGCGTCCACCAGCTCGGCGCGGGTGTCGAAGATCTCGGCCTTGGCATTGTCGAGCCCCTTGCGATAAAGGCCCTCCAGCCGGGCAATCTCCTTGTCCTTCGCCTCGATCAGCTTCTTCCAGTCGAAACTGCTTTCGCCGACTGTCCAGCCGAAACCGGCCGCATCCTCGAAATGCTCGCTGTACTGCGACGCATAGACGAACAGCTTCTTCGGCACGCAGCCGCGAATGACGCAGGTGCCGCCGTAGCGGTATTCCTCGGCGATACCAACCTTCTTGCCCAGTGAAGCCGCGACGCGCGCGCCACGCACGCCCCCGGAGCCGCCGCCAATCACGAAAAGGTCGAAATCAAACGAAGGCATCGGTGGCTCCTGTCGAAATGAACATGCGCAAAAGCATCATTGGGGGTTCGCACTCATATAGGGAGCCGCGATACAAAAAGAAAAGCCCGGATCTCTGTCCGGGCTTCGAATTTGCTACGATAAAACCGCTGCTTACTGCTTCGGTGCGGGCTTCTGTGCGGGCTGCGCTGCGGCGGCACCAGCGTCCGGCGCTGCGACGGGCTGCTTGACGACCTTCTGCAGAGCGTCGTTGCTCTGCTTCGCGAGATCGCGCGAAATACCCTGGCTCCAGATGTCGGCCGCCTTGTAAAGCTCGCGGGTGGCGAGCGGGCCATCCTTGAGGAGCTTCTTGCCAGCCGGCGAATTGTAGAAATCGGCAATCGCCTTGAGTTCGTCGGCCGAGAAGGCCTTGGCGTAAGTGATCGCAGCTTCGCGCTCGAGATCGGCACGACGCGGAGCAAGCGCCAGAGCGGTGGCATCGACGGTCGAGTTGATCGCATCACCGAAATTCGGGTTTGCCTGGATCATCGTGCTCTTCAGCTGCTCGGCGAGATTCGGCAGGATATTGTCGAACTGGTTGGTGATGCCCAGAGAATTGATCGCAGCGCGCGCAGCCTTGATCTGATCCTCGGAAACTTCCTGAGCGTTCACGGAACCGAAGGCAATGCCCGAAAGAAGGATGGTTGCAGCGGCAAGACGGCCAAGACCCGCAAATTTGATCATGAGATGAGTGCTCCTATGTATTGTTCGCCTGCAACGTACGCGCACCGGCGGGGCCGGCAATGATCGCTAATGTCGCCATATGGATAAAGAGCCCGTGTTCGACAACGCCGGGAATCGAATAGAGCTCGCTCGACAGCGCCTCTGCATCAGGAATACGGCCGAAAGATGCGTCGACGATGTAATGACCGCCATCGGTAACGAAGGCCTTGTCGTGAGAGAGGCGCAGATTGAGCGCGCCGGAAAGGCCAAGACGCAAGGCCGCTTTCTCGATCTGGATCCGCGTGGAAACGAGGCCGAAGGGATTGACCTCGATCGACAGCGGAAACGCTCCGAGCGTCTCTACGACCTTGCTTTCGTCGGCAATCACGATCATCCGCGCTGAGGAGGATGCGACGATCTTTTCGCGCAGCAGCGCACCGCCGGCGCCCTTGATGAGCCGCAGGGCGCCGTCCACTTCGTCGGCGCCATCGATGACAAGGTCAAGCTCGGGGAGTTCATCGAGCGTTTTCAGCGGCACGCCGAGCTCCACGCAAAGCTTGGCCGTCCGTTCGGAGGTCGGAACGCCCTCTATCACGAGGCCCGCAGCAACCTTCTCGGCGAGCAGTCGAACGAACTCCTCCGCCGTGCTACCGGTGCCGATCCCAAGCCGCATGCCGCTTTCGACATAGGTCAGAGCCGCCCTCGCAGCCTCAATCTTCATCTGGCGGGCGTCCATGCGCCACCTGCTCCCGTTGTTACGTTGGTCTGCTGTTTACACGGCTCTCCAGCCAAACGAAAGCCAAAATAACGGCATGATATAGAAATCCCCGCCCCCTCTTCACCGGGACTTCCGGGGTGCTTCGGTTGCAATTGCCCGCGCGATCTTTTAACTCCGGAAGACGTACTCTTTTCTCTGCAAAGGCCGATTCCTCGTGAAATCTCCCCTTGTCGTATTCGATCTCGACGGCACGCTGCTGGACACGCATGCGGACCTCATCGTCAGCCTCAACCATACGATTGCCGCGCTCGAGCTTCCGCCGGTCAGCTACGACGACGTGACGCATCTCGTCGGCAACGGTGCGCAGGTGATGATCGAACGGGCCTGCAAGCTGCACGGCTATGCGCTGACGTCGGAAGAATTGCCGGCTCTCCTGCAGCGCTTCATAACCCATTATTCCGAGACGATGCCGGGCGTCACACAGCCTTATCCCGGGCTCCTGGCCGCCCTCACGACGCTAAGGAACAAAGGCTACAAACTGGCCGTCTGCACCAACAAGATGGAATCGCTTGCGCGCACGCTTCTCGACCGGCTCGAGCTGACCCAATATTTCGAGGCCATCACCGGCGGTGACACCTTCACCGTGCGCAAGCCGCATGCCGAACATCTGATCGGCACCGTCGAGCGCGCCGGCGGCGATATCGCCCGCACCGTCATGATCGGCGACAGCATCAACGACATCCTCGTCGCCCGCAACGCCGGCGTGCCTTCGGTCGCCGTCCCATTCGGCTATTCCGACGTCGGCGTGGAAACGCTCGGCCCGAACCGCATCATCTATCACTACGACGAGCTCACGCCGGAGCTGGTCGAGGGGCTGCTTGCCGCCTGAGATATTCGATCTCTCCAACAAAAAAGAGCGGCGTTTCGGCCGCTCTTTTTGTTTTCCGCCGCATGAAGCTCAGATCTGAGCCGTGCGCGCCTTTGTCGTGGCGTCGAGCGCCTTCAGCGTTGCCGCGTCACGATCGTAGACGTCGTTGAAATACTGGACGACGCCGTCCTTGTTCGGCCAGGCCGTGAAGTAGGCGATGTAGATCGGGAACTTCTGCGGCACCGGAACGCCCTTGTTCTCACCGGTTGCGATCTGCTTGGCAACGTCATCGACGGTGGTGTTCAGCACGGCCGCCGCCATCGCGCGCGGATCGGCAAGGCGGACGCAACCATGGCTGAGTGCGCGCATGTCCTTCTTGAAGAAGCTCTTCTGCGGCGTGTCGTGCATGTAGATCGCATGCGAATTCGGGAAGAGGATCTTCAGCTCGCCCAGCGCGTTGTCGCTGCTCGGCGGCTGGCGAACCGAGATGCTCTTCGTCGAGCCGTACCAGTCGACGCTCGACGATGCGACCGCGCGACCGCCGACTTCCACCTGATAGCCCATGCGATCGAGATAGTTCGGATCGGCGCGCAGCTTCGGCAGCATCTCGTTGATGATGATCGACTGCGGAACGCCCCAGAAAGGATTGAACTCGACCGTCTGCACCTGATTTTCGAAGAAGAAGGTCTGGTGCAGCTTGCCGCCGACGACGACACGCATCGACAGCTGTTCCTGGTTATTGTTGTGGTAATAGACCATGAACGCCGGCTGGTTGATGAAGACGTAGCGCGGTCCGAGCTCCGCCGGGAGCCAGCGCAGCTGCTCCATGGCAACGACCAGCTTCTGGATCTTCATATCGTTGTTTTCGCCGACCATGGCCCGAACGGAGGACGGGCCGATCACGCCATCGGCGGTCAGCCCCTTCTCCCTCTGGAAGTCTTCGACCAGCGACACGAGCTCGGGCGTGTAGTCAGGCGTGCCCAGATAGGCGCCGAAAAGATCGGCATGGGCAGTCTTCAGCGCATCCGATCCGCGATGCTCGATCGCCTTGACGATACTGGTCATTTCCGGCGAGCTGCCGCCTGGCTTCAGAATACCGGTGAGGGAAATGGAGATGTGGCTGCCATCCGCTCCGGATTCGGCGCGCAGCTTCGCCAGCTCCGCCTTCAACACCACGAATTGCTGATTGGATGGGCTGCGGCTGTTGAGATAGGCGGCGACATCCGGGCTGGAGCGCAACACGTCGAGCATTGCCGTCAGGTTGACGTCCTTGCGCTTGAAGTCGTGATAGCCGGAGATCCTGTTCGGGTCGAGACGACCGCGGATCGTATCCTGGACAAACATCAGCACCTTGCTGGAGAGTGCCAGCTCGAACTGCATGAAAGCCCGATCACGCATCACCGGGTCGGCATTTGCAACATCGGCGCTTGGCGGCGTTATAGCATAGTCGGACGGATCGAGGCCGACGGAACCGGCATCGGCAAGAAGCGCCATGGCGGCCTTCGCCTTGTCGCTGACGGCGTGATCGGCAACCCAGAGAAGCGGTTTGCTCTGATCGGCGTAGTAGGATTCGATCGCCTTGGCGATATCATTGGTTGCCATGACGCGCGCATCGGAAAGATAGCGACGCTGCGAAACCTCGGTATCGACCGCCACCGGCGTCGAAGAGGCGTCGGCGACCGCGCCGGTCACCATCGGGTCGGCAAAATGCGCAGTCGAAACCAGACGCATCGCGTCGGCCTTGTAAGTATAGTATTTCGGCGCATCGACCGTCGGCAGCGGCTGTTTTACCCGCGGAGGCTCATCGGAATTCAGCGTCTGAGCCGGATTGACGGGAACCGGGGCCGAAACCTGCGTGCTCTCCTGACGCCCCTGACCGCCGCGGATGAAATCCATGAGGGTCATCGCGTTTGCCGAGGTTGCACCGACGGAAGAAAGGCAACAGGAAAGAGCCAGGACGGATGCTGTGGCTTTGATGGCAAGTTTCATTCTCTAATCGGTCCCTGTATCTTGCGGTAACTTCGAGCCTGGCGGGGCTGTTTTCAACTCGGTCGCGATGTCTTGAGACATCGTATACCCACTAGAATGAAAACGGCGAAACCCGCCTTTCGTTCAATGCCTCAACTTCACGCTACGAAGCAGCGGCGTTTTCCGCG encodes the following:
- a CDS encoding NAD+ synthase; the protein is MTEQSPITNTIRIAVAQLNPTVGDISGNLSKAREARAEAAREGAQIVLLTELFISGYPPEDLVLKPAFIRGCWKAVESLAADTADGGPGVIIGFPRQDETGRYNSIAVLDGGKVIAVRDKVDLPNYGEFDEKRVFDQGSMPGPVNFRGVRLGIPICEDIWGELGVCETLAESGAEILLSPNGSPYYRGKVDVRHQVVLKQVIETGLPMIYAAQLGGQDELVFDGASFGFNADRTLAFQMSQFETALTVTTWKKNGGGWHCAEGPKAHIPEGEEADYRACLLGFRDYVNKNGFKSVVLGLSGGIDSAICAAIAVDALGEERVRTVMLPYRYTSQDSLKDAADCAKALGCRYDIVPIEDPVTGFATALSDLFEGTESGITEENLQSRARGTILMAISNKFGSMVVTTGNKSEMSVGYATLYGDMNGGFNPIKDLYKMQVYALSRWRNLHVPPGALGPSGEVIPYNIIDKAPSAELRPNQTDQDSLPPYPALDDILECLVEKEMSVEEIVARGHDVATVHRVEHLLYLAEYKRRQSAPGVKITKKNFGRDRRYPITNRFRDR
- a CDS encoding VOC family protein, coding for MIDHTGIGVADVARSAVFYDAVFKALGIRRFMQLPPETGADAVGYGNDFPIFWIDRFHPHSIKQHTAFVARSREQVDAFHAAALRAGGADNGVPGLREAPVGTKPPGYYAAFVFDPDGNNIEAVFRF
- a CDS encoding VOC family protein, whose protein sequence is MPAPVVHFEIIGKDPVRLRRFYNALFGWDGEISPTSDLVSDVGQYTFIDPLPVPDAPGPAGGIGGGPNFAPNILFYVAVPDVGVALNRVEELGGSRLLGPAPTPGGQLVIGRFTDPEGNLVGVAGPK
- a CDS encoding DUF1003 domain-containing protein, whose translation is MYNLPNFVHLHFDKTADELGDIEKRVLKKAHERKIISTDINAALSAEASTGQRLADGIARVGGSWSFIITFLVFLVFWCIVNTILLATRAFDPYPFIFLNLVLSMLAAIQAPIIMMSQNRQAERDRFEAAKDYEVNLKAELEVLSLHQKIDMQVLTELAVVREDIAKLSKLVAEKSGI
- a CDS encoding GFA family protein codes for the protein MTDEHGGACLCGGVRFRTRGKLREVVACHCSQCRKQTGLYYAATNVPIASLAIEGEDAITWYRASAFARRGFCRICGSALFWAADGVDEISIMAGLFDQPSDLEIAYHIYCADKGDYYEISDGLPQYRQGRPGLLTAGPSD
- a CDS encoding 3-deoxy-7-phosphoheptulonate synthase class II, coding for MAQNWTPNSWRQKPVQQVPDFPDKAALAETEAQLASYPPLVFAGEARRLKAHLANVAEGNGFLLQGGDCAESFAEHGADNIRDFFRAFLQMAVVLTFGAQLPVVKVGRIAGQFAKPRSSNIETQNGVSLPSYRGDIINGIDFTEEARIPNPERQLMAYRQSAATLNLLRAFAMGGYANLENVQKWMLGFVKDSPQGERYRKLADRIGETMDFMRAIGITAESNASLRETDFFTSHEALLLGYEEAFTRVDSTTGDWYATSGHMLWIGDRTRQADHAHVEYFRGIKNPIGLKCGPSLQADDLINLIDILNPENEAGRLTLICRFGHDKVADNLPRLIRAVEKEGRKVVWSCDPMHGNTITLNNYKTRPFERILSEVESFFQIHRAEGTHPGGIHIEMTGKDVTECTGGARAVGAEDLQDRYHTHCDPRLNADQALELAFLLAERMKGGRDEKRMRAHG
- the gor gene encoding glutathione-disulfide reductase, with amino-acid sequence MPSFDFDLFVIGGGSGGVRGARVAASLGKKVGIAEEYRYGGTCVIRGCVPKKLFVYASQYSEHFEDAAGFGWTVGESSFDWKKLIEAKDKEIARLEGLYRKGLDNAKAEIFDTRAELVDAHTIKLLKTGQTVTAETIVIATGGRPNLHTALPGHELCISSNEAFHLKELPKSILIAGGGYIAVEFANIFHGLGVETTLIYRGAEILSRFDQDLRKGLHEAMEEKGIRILCHDIITSVEKVDNGLSVRTKNDKSLTVDTVMLALGRTPNTENLGLEAAGIAINEQGAVVVDEYSRTSVANIYALGDVTDRVQLTPVAIHEAMCFIETVYKNNPTRPDHELIPTAVFSQPEIGTVGLTEEEAAKRYPELEVYRAQFRPMKATLSGRGDKMIMKLIVNAADRKVIGAHILGHDAGEMAQLLGIPVKAGCTKDDFDRTMAVHPTASEELVTMYSPSYRIRNGERV
- a CDS encoding DUF2059 domain-containing protein — its product is MIKFAGLGRLAAATILLSGIAFGSVNAQEVSEDQIKAARAAINSLGITNQFDNILPNLAEQLKSTMIQANPNFGDAINSTVDATALALAPRRADLEREAAITYAKAFSADELKAIADFYNSPAGKKLLKDGPLATRELYKAADIWSQGISRDLAKQSNDALQKVVKQPVAAPDAGAAAAQPAQKPAPKQ
- the rpiA gene encoding ribose-5-phosphate isomerase RpiA; this translates as MDARQMKIEAARAALTYVESGMRLGIGTGSTAEEFVRLLAEKVAAGLVIEGVPTSERTAKLCVELGVPLKTLDELPELDLVIDGADEVDGALRLIKGAGGALLREKIVASSSARMIVIADESKVVETLGAFPLSIEVNPFGLVSTRIQIEKAALRLGLSGALNLRLSHDKAFVTDGGHYIVDASFGRIPDAEALSSELYSIPGVVEHGLFIHMATLAIIAGPAGARTLQANNT
- the gph gene encoding phosphoglycolate phosphatase (PGP is an essential enzyme in the glycolate salvage pathway in higher organisms (photorespiration in plants). Phosphoglycolate results from the oxidase activity of RubisCO in the Calvin cycle when concentrations of carbon dioxide are low relative to oxygen. This enzyme is a member of the Haloacid Dehalogenase (HAD) superfamily of aspartate-nucleophile hydrolase enzymes (PF00702).); this translates as MKSPLVVFDLDGTLLDTHADLIVSLNHTIAALELPPVSYDDVTHLVGNGAQVMIERACKLHGYALTSEELPALLQRFITHYSETMPGVTQPYPGLLAALTTLRNKGYKLAVCTNKMESLARTLLDRLELTQYFEAITGGDTFTVRKPHAEHLIGTVERAGGDIARTVMIGDSINDILVARNAGVPSVAVPFGYSDVGVETLGPNRIIYHYDELTPELVEGLLAA
- a CDS encoding L,D-transpeptidase family protein codes for the protein MKLAIKATASVLALSCCLSSVGATSANAMTLMDFIRGGQGRQESTQVSAPVPVNPAQTLNSDEPPRVKQPLPTVDAPKYYTYKADAMRLVSTAHFADPMVTGAVADASSTPVAVDTEVSQRRYLSDARVMATNDIAKAIESYYADQSKPLLWVADHAVSDKAKAAMALLADAGSVGLDPSDYAITPPSADVANADPVMRDRAFMQFELALSSKVLMFVQDTIRGRLDPNRISGYHDFKRKDVNLTAMLDVLRSSPDVAAYLNSRSPSNQQFVVLKAELAKLRAESGADGSHISISLTGILKPGGSSPEMTSIVKAIEHRGSDALKTAHADLFGAYLGTPDYTPELVSLVEDFQREKGLTADGVIGPSSVRAMVGENNDMKIQKLVVAMEQLRWLPAELGPRYVFINQPAFMVYYHNNNQEQLSMRVVVGGKLHQTFFFENQVQTVEFNPFWGVPQSIIINEMLPKLRADPNYLDRMGYQVEVGGRAVASSSVDWYGSTKSISVRQPPSSDNALGELKILFPNSHAIYMHDTPQKSFFKKDMRALSHGCVRLADPRAMAAAVLNTTVDDVAKQIATGENKGVPVPQKFPIYIAYFTAWPNKDGVVQYFNDVYDRDAATLKALDATTKARTAQI